The genomic stretch GATGGTGCGCAGGTGGCGTTCTTCCCGGGTAGACACGTAGGGCAGGCTGTAGAGCATGTCCTCAATCAGTATCTGCTTGATCCGATAAGCAACGGGAATGCTGATGTACACCCGGTCGTTGTTGTAGGGGTCCACCTCCAGGCTCAGGTCGCCGATGTCGGCCGCGTAGGGATTATCGGCCACCCGGCGCAGGACATCTTCAAACAGCTCGGTATGCCGGGCCCTTTCCTCCGGCAGGGTACCGAACCCCTCCAGCTGAAAATCCCGGTAATAATTCTCCCCCGTCTGGAGAGTGCCGCTGGGCTCCTGCTTGTAACCGGAGTAGACATCCATGGCCTCCTCCAGGTCTTCCAACGCCCGGACCAGGTCTTCCTGCAGCTGGGGCAGCTGTTTGCCGTATTCCTCCGGTGGGGCGTAGCCGGGCTTGGCCGCTTCAGGCGGCGGCAACGGCGGACGGGCAGGTTCCAGCGGCGCCTTCAGATCAATGCCACTGAAGAACTCAATCCCCATCACCATCTCACGAACCTTGTCCGCCAGCAGCTCATTCAACTTCGGGATATCACTGTAAAGGGCCTCGATAGACCCCCTACTCAGGCTGGTCCAGTACTGCATGTCCAGCAGCTGCACGTCCACTATCAGGAGGGCACCTTCCCGGCGGTAGGCACCCATCAGCAGGAGTGTGTTGCTGGCCAGGTGGCGCGGCACCTCCGCCCGCTCCGCCACCCGCGCCTCCAGGAAGGGGGTGATATCACCCGCATCCTTGGCCTCGATCCGCGGCTCCTCCTCCATGCGTAAAAGCACCATGTCCTTCAGCGCCTTGGTCAGCCACATCAGCCGCTCGTCCCCCTGGAGGTTGTCAAAATCCAGGACGAAAAGCGTGACCGTATCCCGCCCCGGCGGCCTGATCTGCCCCAACAGACCACCGCACAACAATACCAGCAACCAGAACAGGGAAAATACCCGGCCTCTGGAAATCACGTTATACCAGATCCATAACATAATTAAAACTTAAACGGTCTTAGCACCGTCCTTTTTACGAGACTCAAAGACCTGTACGAACAATATGCGGCTCCAATGTTTTAATTTAAACCAGTAAAGCCCCCTCCGCCATGTTCCTGATGGGTCTATTCCGACTCCTTACCCTGGGACTTATCGGTTTCGCCCCCGCTCGACTCCGACATCGCAACCGGCTCCGAAAGCTTGACTGAAATCCCGCCCCCCAGGGCCGCCAGAAAGTTATATATCACTGCTGCCACGACGGCGATGAGTGTGAGTGCCACCGTGCTGAAGAATCCCAACAACAGGCTGAGCAGGAATCCCGCGAACACACCGGTACCCCGGTCGATAATCGGGACATCGGTGAACTCGCTGGCCAGGTTGATGACAAGGCTGCCTACCAGCAGATAGCTTACAAAAATGACGATGAAGGCGACAATCCACCCCAGCGGAAAGACCGTCCGCGCCACCGACCATAGATCGATCCGTTTCACCAGGACCTGGCTCACAATTGGGAATATACAACCGATCCATGATCCGACCGAAGCACTCTATGCCTGAGTTTACCCGCTGTAGGACAAGTTTTGTTTGGACGGCTTGCGCATCTCTGACTATTATCCGCCCATCTTATGCCCTTGCCAGATCCCAACTTGCCTCTGATACAAATAGGCTATTGATCAACATTTC from Candidatus Neomarinimicrobiota bacterium encodes the following:
- a CDS encoding DUF3566 domain-containing protein, which codes for MKRIDLWSVARTVFPLGWIVAFIVIFVSYLLVGSLVINLASEFTDVPIIDRGTGVFAGFLLSLLLGFFSTVALTLIAVVAAVIYNFLAALGGGISVKLSEPVAMSESSGGETDKSQGKESE